Proteins encoded in a region of the Sugiyamaella lignohabitans strain CBS 10342 chromosome B, complete sequence genome:
- the ALE1 gene encoding Ale1p (Broad-specificity lysophospholipid acyltransferase; part of MBOAT family of membrane-bound O-acyltransferases; key component of Lands cycle; may have role in fatty acid exchange at sn-2 position of mature glycerophospholipids; GO_component: GO:0005783 - endoplasmic reticulum [Evidence IEA]; GO_component: GO:0005783 - endoplasmic reticulum [Evidence IDA] [PMID 14562095]; GO_component: GO:0005783 - endoplasmic reticulum [Evidence IDA] [PMID 17890783]; GO_component: GO:0005789 - endoplasmic reticulum membrane [Evidence IEA]; GO_component: GO:0016021 - integral component of membrane [Evidence IEA]; GO_component: GO:0016021 - integral component of membrane [Evidence ISM] [PMID 12192589]; GO_component: GO:0043231 - intracellular membrane-bounded organelle [Evidence IEA]; GO_component: GO:0016020 - membrane [Evidence IEA]; GO_component: GO:0031090 - organelle membrane [Evidence IEA]; GO_component: GO:0005840 - ribosome [Evidence IDA] [PMID 16702403]; GO_function: GO:0003841 - 1-acylglycerol-3-phosphate O-acyltransferase activity [Evidence IEA]; GO_function: GO:0003841 - 1-acylglycerol-3-phosphate O-acyltransferase activity [Evidence IGI,IMP] [PMID 17675291]; GO_function: GO:0003841 - 1-acylglycerol-3-phosphate O-acyltransferase activity [Evidence IMP] [PMID 17726007]; GO_function: GO:0047184 - 1-acylglycerophosphocholine O-acyltransferase activity [Evidence IEA]; GO_function: GO:0047184 - 1-acylglycerophosphocholine O-acyltransferase activity [Evidence IMP] [PMID 17726007]; GO_function: GO:0047184 - 1-acylglycerophosphocholine O-acyltransferase activity [Evidence IMP] [PMID 17951629]; GO_function: GO:0008374 - O-acyltransferase activity [Evidence IDA,IMP] [PMID 17890783]; GO_function: GO:0016740 - transferase activity [Evidence IEA]; GO_function: GO:0016746 - transferase activity, transferring acyl groups [Evidence IEA]; GO_process: GO:0046474 - glycerophospholipid biosynthetic process [Evidence IGI,IMP] [PMID 17675291]; GO_process: GO:0046474 - glycerophospholipid biosynthetic process [Evidence IMP] [PMID 17726007]; GO_process: GO:0046474 - glycerophospholipid biosynthetic process [Evidence IMP] [PMID 17890783]; GO_process: GO:0006629 - lipid metabolic process [Evidence IEA]; GO_process: GO:0008654 - phospholipid biosynthetic process [Evidence IEA]) — translation MGHLFINHVEAQIKPDFDVNVIDITGAQMVLCMKLSSFGWNVYDGTLSESSLSELQKDRAVRKHPSLIEFLSYAFFFPSLMTGPSYDYMEFARWMDLSMFDVIHKKASGDTIVKRRIPRSGRVATKKLVQGILWIVLWTQITNYISLEYAQSDKFTVELPFIVRAFYLYALGITYRLKYYGAWTISEGACILSGLGFNGKYTNPKTGKTKYLWNRVQNIDPWAFETGQNTHILLAAWNMNTNKWLKNYVYLRVTPKGRKPGFRSTLATFVTSALWHGTRPGYYLTFVGGAFFQSVGKLFRRNLRPIFVSADGVTPGPYKVYYDITCFVVTQLAFGYIVQPFIILDLKPSLAMWASVYYYVHIAIAISMFLFLGPPKKYITKALKKLQPVPLSHSEQIKIDSLRLKQIKADLDILTSQTSLGIPQPDIDHLDDEIHDAIREMDELRADLIQQLQDFRATHPAHR, via the coding sequence ATGGGCcatttgtttattaatCATGTTGAGGCACAGATCAAGCCGGATTTCGATGTTAATGTCATTGATATAACCGGTGCTCAGATGGTCTTGTGTATGAAACTCAGTTCGTTTGGCTGGAATGTGTACGATGGCACGCTGTCAGAATCTAGTCTGTCGGAATTACAAAAAGACCGGGCAGTTCGAAAACACCCGTCATTGATTGAGTTTTTGTCATACGCTTTTTTCTTCCCGTCTCTTATGACAGGCCCGTCTTATGACTATATGGAGTTTGCTCGCTGGATGGATCTGTCCATGTTCGATGTCATTCATAAGAAAGCTAGTGGTGATACTATTGTAAAGCGACGGATCCCTCGTAGTGGTCGTGTGGCCACCAAGAAACTGGTGCAGGGAATCCTGTGGATCGTGCTATGGACCCAGATCACGAACTATATTTCTCTTGAGTACGCTCAATCTGATAAGTTCACTGTAGAATTGCCATTTATTGTGCGTGCTTTCTATCTGTACGCACTAGGTATCACATACAGACTGAAATATTACGGTGCTTGGACAATTTCCGAGGGCGCGTGTATTCTCAGTGGATTAGGATTCAACGGGAAATATACCAATCCCAAGACCGGTAAGACCAAGTATCTATGGAACAGGGTGCAAAATATCGACCCTTGGGCCTTTGAAACGGGTCAGAATACTCATATCCTGTTGGCAGCCTGGAACATGAACACTAATAAATGGCTGAAAAACTATGTGTATCTCCGAGTGACTCCTAAGGGCCGTAAACCCGGGTTCAGAAGTACTTTAGCTACATTTGTGACTTCTGCTCTGTGGCATGGAACAAGACCGGGATATTATCTGACATTTGTCGGAGGTGCATTTTTCCAGTCTGTAGGCAAACTTTTCAGACGAAACCTTCGTCCCATCTTTGTATCTGCTGACGGAGTCACTCCTGGTCCATATAAAGTGTATTACGACATTACCTGTTTTGTGGTGACACAGTTGGCATTTGGATACATTGTCCAACCCTTCATTATCCTGGACCTGAAACCATCATTGGCCATGTGGGCATCTGTATACTACTACGTCCACATCGCAATAGCAATTTCAATGTTCCTTTTCCTTGGACCTCcaaagaaatatatcaCCAAAGCACTTAAGAAACTACAGCCAGTACCATTATCACACAGCGAACAAATCAAGATCGATTCACTACGActcaaacaaatcaaggCCGACCTCGACATTCTCACAAGCCAGACGTCACTGGGAATCCCCCAACCCGACATTGACCACCTCGATGACGAAATCCATGACGCCATCCGCGAAATGGACGAGCTCCGAGCCGACCTCATCCAGCAACTCCAGGACTTCCGGGCCACCCACCCGGCTCACCGCTAA
- the AKR1 gene encoding Akr1p (Palmitoyl transferase involved in protein palmitoylation; acts as a negative regulator of pheromone response pathway; required for endocytosis of pheromone receptors; involved in cell shape control; contains ankyrin repeats; AKR1 has a paralog, AKR2, that arose from the whole genome duplication; GO_component: GO:0005794 - Golgi apparatus [Evidence IEA]; GO_component: GO:0005794 - Golgi apparatus [Evidence IDA] [PMID 16647879]; GO_component: GO:0000139 - Golgi membrane [Evidence IEA]; GO_component: GO:0031901 - early endosome membrane [Evidence IEA]; GO_component: GO:0005768 - endosome [Evidence IEA]; GO_component: GO:0016021 - integral component of membrane [Evidence IEA]; GO_component: GO:0016021 - integral component of membrane [Evidence ISM] [PMID 12192589]; GO_component: GO:0016021 - integral component of membrane [Evidence ISM] [PMID 15632165]; GO_component: GO:0016020 - membrane [Evidence IEA]; GO_component: GO:0016020 - membrane [Evidence IDA] [PMID 12370247]; GO_function: GO:0046872 - metal ion binding [Evidence IEA]; GO_function: GO:0016409 - palmitoyltransferase activity [Evidence IDA] [PMID 12370247]; GO_function: GO:0019706 - protein-cysteine S-palmitoyltransferase activity [Evidence IEA]; GO_function: GO:0016740 - transferase activity [Evidence IEA]; GO_function: GO:0016746 - transferase activity, transferring acyl groups [Evidence IEA]; GO_function: GO:0008270 - zinc ion binding [Evidence IEA]; GO_process: GO:0018345 - protein palmitoylation [Evidence IDA] [PMID 12370247]; GO_process: GO:0018345 - protein palmitoylation [Evidence IDA,IMP] [PMID 16227572]; GO_process: GO:0018345 - protein palmitoylation [Evidence IMP] [PMID 16751107]; GO_process: GO:0006612 - protein targeting to membrane [Evidence IMP] [PMID 16227572]; GO_process: GO:0030100 - regulation of endocytosis [Evidence IMP] [PMID 10866691]; GO_process: GO:0010969 - regulation of pheromone-dependent signal transduction involved in conjugation with cellular fusion [Evidence IGI] [PMID 8524293]): MARNKKSRSTSDEAAELATLVNSRGTVATVSESEVNAQGSFAKLSNGGEFIGEDGDLSNFASANQSLEDVNSGSVSGINDPENINNSDRNDRTGPNDDSGSNNQQGGPPPEPSPLIRAAQTGDLEGLTALVEQEKASVHDLSEDGTSALHWAAINNRLTVCEYLIKQGATVDLKGGQLQATPLHWACRSGLVYIVHLLLNHGADPLRTDAQGFNALHLATHSSNVMLVIYLLHHGLQVDIVDPNGRSSLHWAAYQGDALTIDTLLKWGADVKLKDKMGFIPLHWAIVKGSKPCIQKLIEEGSDVFAPSNEGKTPRTMSQEMNTVQAFESALVEAGRLTNGDYRPRFLSERHTNIIIFLSPSLVFPTVFGFFAWLPWFIAWPITAGFYYGYLRVLNDFIFPNAYFGHGALLRSPFLSGVFLASCNITWVVYLFFILPATIAIAPILNLAFFSVFALAMYAFYKTMTMDPGYIPKPSGISEQKKIIEELIDKGDFDSRHFCIITYVRKPLRSKYDRKSKRVVARFDHYCPWINNVVGARNHRLFIVYVLSLLFGISLFLWIYFGYYITTLPVETVACEILGATLCRAFEYAPYSTTVAFWDSFQLVWIVFLTFVQLVQIARSMTTNEATNLHRFGFMGADDFSSSPRDHPSNMAALSHMANMPAAPRTRCWSTAFRVLGIDQFVSTSKDTFIRNNPGASSNPANHGIVTNCTDFWCPGGNYNILEEPHGAPGSLGGNPIDYYQLWDFPKPRGHDGYQHV; encoded by the coding sequence ATGGCAAGGAATAAGAAAAGTCGGTCGACCAGCGACGAGGCCGCAGAGCTGGCGACTCTGGTGAATTCCAGGGGCACAGTTGCCACGGTCAGCGAGTCTGAGGTCAATGCTCAGGGAAGTTTTGCAAAGTTGAGTAATGGAGGCGAGTTCATTGGTGAAGATGGCGATCTCAGTAATTTCGCGTCAGCAAATCAGTCGTTAGAAGATGTAAATTCAGGGTCTGTCAGCGGGATTAATGACCCGGAGAACATAAATAACAGCGACAGAAACGATAGAACCGGCCCAAACGATGATTCAGGGTCAAATAATCAACAGGGAGGACCGCCTCCGGAACCGTCGCCGCTGATACGAGCAGCACAGACAGGCGATTTAGAAGGACTGACAGCCCTGGTTGAACAGGAGAAAGCGTCGGTCCATGATTTGTCGGAAGACGGAACAAGCGCTCTTCATTGGGCAGCAATTAATAATAGACTGACAGTTTGCGAGTATCTCATTAAACAGGGAGCTACAGTCGACTTGAAAGGTGGTCAATTACAAGCTACTCCTCTACATTGGGCCTGTCGAAGTGGTCTGGTGTATATAGTTCATCTTCTGCTCAATCATGGAGCAGATCCGTTGAGAACAGATGCTCAGGGGTTCAATGCTTTACATCTGGCTACCCACTCATCAAATGTGATGCTGGTCATTTATTTGTTACATCACGGATTACAAGTTGATATAGTGGATCCTAATGGCCGTAGTAGTCTTCACTGGGCTGCATATCAGGGAGACGCACTTACTATTGATACTCTGTTGAAATGGGGAGCTGATGTTAAATTAAAGGATAAAATGGGATTTATTCCTTTACACTGGGCTATTGTTAAAGGCTCAAAACCGTGTATTCAGAAACTGATTGAAGAAGGGTCAGACGTGTTTGCCCCGTCCAACGAGGGGAAAACCCCCAGAACCATGAGCCAAGAAATGAATACGGTCCAAGCGTTTGAAAGTGCATTAGTAGAAGCAGGACGACTGACAAACGGTGATTACAGACCCCGGTTTTTAAGCGAAAGACATACcaatataattatattcCTGTCGCCATCACTGGTGTTTCCAACTGTTTTTGGCTTTTTCGCATGGCTGCCATGGTTTATAGCATGGCCTATTACGGCCGGATTCTATTATGGATATCTTAGAGTGTTGAACGATTTCATATTTCCTAACGCATATTTCGGTCATGGAGCGTTATTACGGTCGCCATTTCTGTCTGGGGTATTTCTTGCCAGTTGTAATATCACCTGGGTGGTCTACCTGTTTTTCATTCTGCCTGCTACAATAGCCATAGCACCTATTCTGAACCTGGCGTTTTTTTCAGTGTTTGCCCTGGCTATGTATGCATTTTACAAGACCATGACCATGGATCCTGGATACATTCCTAAACCATCAGGAATCAGCgagcagaagaagatcattGAAGAGCTCATTGATAAAGGAGATTTCGACTCACGACACTTTTGCATTATCACCTATGTTCGCAAACCACTGCGATCCAAGTACGATAGAAAGTCGAAACGCGTGGTGGCCCGATTCGATCATTACTGTCCATGGATCAATAACGTGGTGGGAGCACGCAACCACCGGCTGTTTATTGTGTACGTTCTGAGTCTGTTATTTGGAATCTCGCTTTTCTTATGGATCTATTTCGGATACTATATTACCACACTGCCTGTCGAGACGGTTGCATGTGAAATTCTTGGTGCTACCCTGTGTAGAGCATTTGAGTATGCCCCGTACTCGACGACAGTCGCATTTTGGGACTCGTTTCAACTGGTATGGATAGTGTTTTTGACGTTTGTACAGCTGGTTCAGATTGCGCGATCCATGACCACTAACGAAGCAACAAATCTTCACCGGTTCGGGTTTATGGGAGCCGACGATTTCTCGAGTTCACCCCGCGATCATCCCAGTAACATGGCAGCTTTAAGTCATATGGCGAACATGCCAGCAGCTCCACGAACCCGTTGCTGGTCTACAGCGTTCCGAGTGCTCGGAATCGACCAGTTCGTGTCCACATCAAAAGACACGTTTATCCGCAACAACCCCGgcgccagcagcaacccGGCCAATCACGGCATTGTCACCAACTGCACCGATTTCTGGTGTCCTGGCGGCAACTACAACATCCTCGAAGAACCCCATGGCGCCCCTGGTTCTCTCGGCGGCAATCCCATCGACTACTACCAACTGTGGGACTTCCCGAAACCCAGGGGCCACGACGGGTACCAACACGTGTAA
- a CDS encoding Putative transcription factor sre2: MDLKDIVSQSSSNNGARLHTSSSTTPKSGLISPDSSIVQDSNNNNSKKGLEMSNNESITSPNRGSANTHALHNENVKNLPSPEPSPKPSPEPVPTIAETVTRELPPLPSQFKFGSGSSVSSSVSAEPAQTSSTSRSIPLSSILAHKRQLSEQPLPDTVHEKKAVLEGRRRLQPRSQQMGQDQQPPLQQLPQQQQQQLPHLPQKQRQQQQHVPPPLQVAAAPELPYSEPEHRDYGHSTTHTLPHQYPSQPVNYSSSTNSIPSGNSNPESVAYSHSETQPEETSEDDKEEYLPIAPSGTATIPVMAPTTISSTSVSSRRHAHILSEQRRRENINGGFKLLKNAVPFCQGTQDSKAMILKKAVEYINSLELEIQSLRYSNSSTVTNSSSATSSPSNPMYNMNTSRPSRSPTSATLPPPPPPPPSAVRPERTISQPNPNLHPPPPQQQNHHQPHQQQHPHRHQQPEDQHRQTAHPGPPPRRPPPPPPPPQRSPTAIPLVQPPPLHVHHPHHLHTQPVIPPQAVPQRYGSVAPPPPTYNYAYNESISRPTSTPPTTRPLQSPSISTKRNFSLPNENYTIPRLSSSPVSRPSGAFTPPPRSFPLPPPL; the protein is encoded by the coding sequence ATGGATCTCAAAGACATTGTGTCGCAGTCCAGCTCAAATAATGGCGCTCGCCTGCACACTTCGTCGTCCACTACTCCTAAAAGTGGACTAATATCTCCCGACAGCTCGATTGTCCAGGATtctaataacaataacagcaaAAAAGGCCTCGAAATGTCTAATAACGAGTCTATAACCTCCCCCAACAGAGGTTCTGCCAATACACATGCCCTGCATAATGAGAATGTCAAAAATCTGCCATCTCCTGAACCATCTCCTAAACCGTCACCTGAACCTGTCCCTACAATTGCTGAAACTGTGACTCGTGAGCTTCCTCCTCTGCCAAGCCAGTTTAAATTCGGCAGTGGATCTTCTGTGTCAAGTTCAGTCTCTGCTGAACCGGCTCAAACCAGCAGTACTTCACGGTCTATCCCTCTTAGTTCCATTCTAGCTCATAAAAGACAGCTCAGTGAACAGCCTTTACCCGACACTGTTCATGAAAAGAAAGCTGTTCTCGAAGGACGACGAAGATTACAGCCTAGGTCGCAGCAAATGGGACAAGACCAACAACCTCCACTCCAGCAGCTtccacaacagcaacagcaacagctgccCCATCTGCCACAGAAACAAcggcaacaacagcagcatgttccaccaccactacaagttgcagcagctccagaaTTGCCTTATTCCGAGCCTGAACACAGAGACTATGGACACTCAACCACCCACACGTTACCTCATCAGTACCCCTCACAACCTGTAAACTACTCGTCATCAACTAACTCTATACCCTCTGGGAACTCCAATCCCGAGTCTGTAGCTTACTCTCATTCAGAAACTCAGCCAGAAGAAACTTCTGAAGACGATAAAGAAGAGTACCTGCCAATAGCACCATCCGGAACGGCCACTATTCCTGTTATGGCTCCTACCACAATCTCTAGCACCAGTGTTTCCAGTCGAAGACATGCCCATATTCTTTCTGAACAACGTCGTAGAGAGAATATCAACGGCGGTTTCAAACTGCTCAAAAATGCTGTTCCGTTTTGCCAAGGAACACAGGATTCTAAAGCCATGATCCTCAAAAAGGCCGTTGAATATATCAACTCTCTGGAATTAGAGATTCAATCACTTCGATATTCCAACTCATCGACAGTGACTAATTCCTCGTCTGCTAcctcttctccttcaaatCCAATGTATAATATGAACACATCTCGTCCATCTCGGTCTCCTACCTCGGCCACTCttccacctcctcctccaccacctcctagTGCTGTCCGTCCTGAACGAACTATATCTCAACCAAACCCAAATCTAcacccccctcctccccaacagcagaatcaccaccagccacaccaacaacaacaccctCATCGACACCAGCAACCGGAAGACCAACATCGCCAAACAGCCCATCCAGGACCACCTCCTCGTCgacctcctcctccacctccaccacctcaacGATCTCCAACAGCCATCCCCCTTGTACAGCCTCCACCTCTTCACGTTCACCATCCACACCACCTTCACACTCAACCTGTGATCCCTCCACAAGCGGTTCCTCAACGCTACGGATCTGTAGCCCCCCCTCCTCCAACATATAATTATGCATACAACGAGTCCATTTCACGGCCCACCTCCACACCACCTACAACACGACCTCTACAGTCGCCTTCAATCTCCACCAAACGCAACTTCAGTCTCCCCAACGAGAACTACACCATTCCTCGACTGTCATCCTCACCTGTCTCCCGGCCCTCAGGAGCCTTCACTCCACCTCCCCGCTCCTTCCCACTGCCACCCCCCTTATAA